The Phormidium yuhuli AB48 DNA window TCCGTGACGGGTCAACCTGTGTCTGTCATTACCCTGGACAGTCTGCTGTAGCGTTAATTTTTGCTCATACATGAGGTTCGTCAGGTTGCAATGACTACTGTGAACGTTACGCTTGGCTTGTTAATCTGTTCCCCATGAGGGAGCTGTTTAGAACTCCAAGCCGTCACGGGCGGGCGGTGGGTATTGTCGTTAGGGGAGCATTCCGAAGTTGCGCTGGCAAGCCCTTCTCTACGGTATCACAGTTGTCCCATCAGACAAATCCGCGCTTCCCACCTCTGGGTCACGCCCCAGCAACCGCTGCCAAGGATATAACCTGCCAATGACACTGAACATAGCAAGGGCGACTTTCTATCCTAAAGGGATACGTCAGATTTGGCAATGGATGTTGGGGAATTGTACCACTGTTTGACAGATTGTTAAAAAGTGTAACAAAAAAAGTCAACTCCCGCAATCTGGACTATCGTGAAAAACTTCTGTATTTCCTAGGGGCGATCGCCCCCCAGATCCTAGACCCATGGGAGAGCGGTGGGCTGTGCAGGGGGGAGTCTTGACTGCTATAGTGAGGTCGCAGTGCTAACCCAGGTGGGCCAGCCAACCCGAAACCCGGCCACCAGTCATCTGGGGACTCCCCTTACCCTATGTCTCAAACGCCACCGCCGTCGGAAGATCAACAATCAGGACTGTTGCGATCGCTTCTCATCGGAGTCCTGCGTCGTCTCATCGCCCTCCTGGAACGTTGGCTAGTACGCCTGGAAACCCCAGAAGCGGCTGAGCCATTACCCCTCTGGCAAAATCCCTTACTTTGGCTAGGGACGATCGCCGCTGTGGGCCTGGCCCTGGTGGTGGTGCTTCCTCAAGGTGGCTCCCAACCAACGGAGATTGCCCGTCAACCGGCTCCGCTGGTCGAACCGACCCCTATCCCTGAACCCCCTCAAGTCCCAGTTTCCCCAGCCCCTAGCCTCGAAGACCCCGAACCCAGCCCCACAGCCCCGGAACCCCCAGCAGTGGCTGAAGCTCCAGAATTGGACGAATTGCCCGAACCCAGCCCCGAACCTAGCCCCGAACTCAGCCCCGAACCCTTACCTGAATCTCTCCCGGAACCGGCCCTAGAAGCCCCGACCCCTGAGCCCCGTCAGCTCACCCCAGAACAGCAACTGGTGGCGGCCGTGCGATCGCAAATTAGTGATGTGGCACGCCCCTATGAACGCTGTTACCGCTCCGGTCTCAACCTGACCCAACAAGAAAATTGCACCGACGAAAACCGCTTTGTCAAGCGTATCAGCGCCAACTTTGAGGCAGATTTATTACGGGTCGAAATTACCCCCCAATGGTATACCCTCGACGGACCAGAACGAACCCAGCTTGCCAATGGCCTCTGGACTAAAGCCCAACGACTGGATTTTAGCCATGTGGAAATTGTCGATGATCAGGGGATTTTAGTAGCTCGCAGTCCCGTCGTCGGCAATGATGTCATTATCCTGCGGCGATCGCGCTACCCCTCCCCAGGAGATGCTCCCAACTAGGGACGTCTGATTTTCACAAAAATGTCATAGCGACTGCTGCGTTCATCTTGAACACCGGCCCGCACCCCAATCGCTTCAACGGCATCCAAAACCCCCTGTTGTTCCGGAGGAAGCCGCAACAGGGGCAAGGGTAACGCCTCCTGCTCATCCTCCAAAATCGTTCCATCTAAGCCTAAAAAGAAGAGACCATGGCTGGGGTCTGGCTCTCGGGGAACCACATGACTAAACCGGGAACTGCGGGACAGTGCCAGGTCTGGCTGCGGCAACAACATCTGAGTGACTGGGGCCCCGATGGTAAAAAAGACCACGGAATCCCCCAGCCAACCATGGCTGACCTCCAGACCCTGACGGCGAGTATCCCAGGTGACCAAACGACGTTGGCCCAACTCTTCGACCTCCACATTGACCTCAAAGCCATAGCGATCTACCACCGCGCGATCGATCCGTCGGAAGAGCGTTTCCGTAGCTTCAGTATTCGTCGTTTCCGCCATCACCACCAAACTTCCGGGGAACGTGGTGTCATCATTACCCCGACTAGGAACCAATCCCAGGGCAAATTCTCCCGTCATCCAGTTAAGGAGTTCATTCTCTAAATTGACCCCAACTGTCTGTTGTAAAGCACTGCGAAACCAGGCCGAATTGAGAGGAATTAAGGGATTCGTTTGAGCATTCTGTAGATGATCTTCCCAGAGTTGCTGGAAATTCAACCCAGTCATGACCATTGTTGTCGAGTCGGGAAAGCGGTTAACTAGGGTCAGTGGAAGACGGCTCTCCACATCCAAGGTGATTTCACTGTCCGACTTGAGCCAAGATAGGGTATGAAAGCGAATGCCATCACTTTCAAGACCAATCGTGCTAGCAAGTCCCTGATGTTGCGGGTTCTCAATGGCCTCTGGGTTGAGAGGACGAGTTGAGTCTTCCGCTAAGACCGCCAGACCCCGGGGCACATTTAGGAAGACACTGGCCAAATCCGTCCCCGGCAAACCCTCCCAAGCTTGGTTATAGCCCGGAACCCTCAAGATGGAGCCATTATCGCGATAGGCATCAATGGCACGCATCACGGCACTCGGTTCTTGAGATAGCAGCACAAACCGCCGGTCAACCACCGCCAAAGTCTTGGGACGATTCAGGGCTTCTTCACTCAGGGGGTCATCAATCTGCGGTTCGTAAAGGGTGACGCCGCGATAGTTGCGCTCCTGTAACCCCAGTCCCCCCTCCAGTTGCGCCACTCGCGACTGTAAGCGACTAGCATTGCCAATGGGGACAATGAAGAGATTGGAGCGATCAGCTTGTAAGGCTTCCAGGGGAGTATCCGCACCAATCTCCGGTGCCGGAAGAACGGCGAGGGTGATGCGATCGCCCACCCAAGGAGCGATATCCTCCTCATAGGTCAGATCCGAGTTCCCTAAGATCCTCGTCTCCATCTCCTCCAACTGCTCCTGGAATAAGGCCTGACTCTCAGGAGTTCCATACTCCCGCAAGCGTTGCCATTGTCCCGAATTAGTGGAAATAGAAGCTGCCATCAGGGCATCCTCGGGCACTAACTCCGCCCCAACAATTAAACTCAGGTTCACCGGCCGCCGTAACACGAGGCTATAGACCACCCCCCCGCCAACAATTAGTAAGCCAACAACGGCTAGCGCTCTCCAGGGGGGGGATTTCTGACGAGTTTTCCGATAAGTTCTCATAGGGGTTTCAGGGGATCTTTCAGACCGCGATCGCAACCAAGGATAGAGAGTCTGAGGTGAATCGGTCTCAACGCATCTCAAACCCTGCTACTCTAGCAGGATTTTTCCAAGATGCGATCGCCCCATTCCGGACAAGGGGCCATTGAGACCAAATCAAGGCAAAATGGAAGAAAACCCCTGTTCTCGGAGAGTCCCCGTGTCCTCAGTCCTGCTTGTTGACGGTCATTCCCTCGCCTTTCGTGCCTATTACGCCTTTGCCAAAGGTCGTGAGGGCGGCTTGCGAACCTCCACAGGACTCCCCACCAGTGTGTGTTTTGGTTTCCTACGCTCCCTTCTCGATAGTATCGCCACCCATCAGCCCTCCGCCGTGGCGATCGCCTTCGACACCAGCACCCCCACCTTCCGCCATAAAGCCGACGTCACCTACAAGGCCCAACGAGCGGAAACCCCCGAGGACTTCATCCCCGATGTAGAAAACCTCAAAAAACTCCTGCAAGCCCTCAACTTTCAACTATTCACCGCCCCCGGCTACGAAGCCGACGATGTCCTAGGAACCCTGGCCCAGCAGGCCCAGCAACAGCAATATCCGGTCAAACTCCTCAGTGGTGACCAAGATTTATTCCAACTCATCGCCGAACATCCCCCCATCACCGTTCTCCATCTCGCCGGGGGCTGGGGACGCAAAAACGCCCGTCCCCAAGAGTTCCAGACCCCAGAAGTCCAAGAGAAACTGGGGATTCTCCCCCAGCAAGTAGTGGACTATAAAGCCCTCTGTGGTGATAGTTCTGATAACTTACCCGGCGTGAAAGGGATTGGCCCCAAAACAGCGGTGAAACTCCTAACAGATTATGGGTCCCTAGATGAAATTTACGCCCATCTGGAGGAAATTAAAGGCGCAACCCGCAAAAAGCTAGAAACGGGACGCGAGGCCGCCTATCACACCCAGTACATGGCTAAAATCTGCTGTGAGGTTCCCCTAGAGGTCAACTGGGAGCAACTTCAACTACGGGGATTTGACCCTCAACAGGTCTTACCCCTCCTCGAACAACTAGAATTACACTCCCTCCGCAACAGCCTAGAACAACTCCAAACCCAACTCGGAGGACCCCTGACCACAACGGCGACTCAGCCATCCCAGGAGACTCCAGAGGATACCAGCTTTTGGACTTGGCAGGATACCCAAACTAGCCAACCCCCTGAAGAGTCGCGGTTACAGCCCCAGATTATCGACAGCGATGCCAAACTCGACCAACTTCTAGAACACCTGAAGACTCATAGCGATGCCAATTCTCCCGTGGCTTGGGATACAGAAACCACCAGTACCAAGGCCATCGAAGCCGAGTTAGTGGGATTAGGCTGTTGTTGGGGAGACGGTCCCCGGGACTTAGCCTATATTCCCCTGGGTCATCATCAGGGGCAACAGTTGGCTGCTGAACCGGTGTTAGAGCGGTTGCGGCCCCTGTTAGAGGGCGATCGCTATCCCAAAGTCTTGCAAAATGCGAAATACGATCGCCTAGTGTTACGCCGTCAGGGTATCCAGTTACAGGGGGTGGTGTTTGATACCCTCCTAGCCAGCTACGTCATCAACCCAGAAACCACCCACAACCTCACCGATTTGGCGCTGCGTTATCTAGACTTAACGGTCAGTAGTTTTAAGGACATTGTCCCCAAAGGCAAAACCATGGCCGATGTCTCCATTCCCGTGGCGGCCCACTATTGCGCTGAGGATGTCCATGTCACCTATCGCCTGGTGGCCCAATTACGGCAGCATCTCCAGGATACCCCCTCCCTCGATGACCTCTTTAAGGAGGTTGAACTGCCCCTAGAACCGGTCTTAGCCGAGATGGAGTGGTTGGGGATTCGTTTGGATATTGACTATCTCCAGCAACTCTCCCAGCAGTTGGGACAACAGTTGCAGCAGTTGGAACAACAAGCCTATGAGTTGGCTGGGGAGTCCTTTAACCTCAACTCCCCCAAACAACTGGGAGAGATTCTCTTTGAACGGCTGGAGTTAGACAAGCGCAAAACCACTCAAACCAAAACCGGGAACTACTCCACCAATGCCAAAGTGTTGGAGAAGTTACAGGGAGACCATCCCATTGTGGATGTGATCCTGGAATATCGCAGTCTCGCCAAACTCAAGTCGACCTATGTGGATGCCCTACCGGAACTGGTGCAGGCCGATGAGGAGCAAGCCCCCCGCATCCATACGGACTTCAATCAAACCATCACCGCCACCGGCCGGCTCTCCTCCTCCAATCCCAATTTACAGAATATCCCCATCCGTACCGAGTTTAGCCGTCAAATCCGCAAAGCCTTTTTACCCCGCCAGGGTTGGACGCTTGTCACCGCTGACTATTCCCAAATCGAGTTACGGATTTTGGCCCATCTGAGCCAAGAACCGATTTTGCTGGAAGCCTATAATACGGGCCAGGATGTTCACCGCCTGACGGCGCAACTCCTCTTTGAGACCTCCGAGATTTCCCCAGAGGAGCGACGCTTGGGGAAAACTATCAATTTTGGCGTGATTTACGGCATGGGGGCGCAACGCTTCGCCCGAGAGGCGGGGGTTAGTATCTTAGAGGGACGAGAGTTTATTGACCGCTATAATAGCCGCTATTCTCGGGTATTTGAGTATTTACAGCAGATGAAACGGGAGGCGATCGCCCGAGGCTATGTGGAAACCCTCTGTGGCCGCCGTCGTTACTTTAACTTCGAGTCCCCCAGTCTGCGGAAACTCCAGGGAACCGCTCCCGACAGCATTGATTTGGATCACCTCAACAAACTCAGCCTAGCCGACTCTCAAGCCCTGCGGGCGGCGGCCAATGCCCCAATTCAGGGGTCGAGTGCCGATCTGATTAAAATCGCCATGGTTAAGTTACATCAGGTCTTGGGCGATCGCGCGGCGCGAATTTTACTGCAAGTTCATGATGAACTGGTCTTAGAAATGCCCCAGGAGGAATGGCAGTCCCTAGAATTGACCATCCGAGAGACCATGGAATCCGCTCTCAAATTGAGTATCCCCCTTAAGGTTGATATTCACGCTGGGGAGAATTGGATGGAGGCTAAATAAGAGAAAATACCTAGAGTTTCCCCATCTTGATTAGTAAACCTGAGGTCAGGGGTTCACTTTTCCAATCAGAATTTGATGACTTTTTCTGTCACTTTTCCTAAACATTGTTACAATAAGTAAACTTCTAGACATTAACTGCTTATGCTTGTCTATCAGACCCACTTGGCGACATCCGATAGACCTGCCGCACAAGACACGCGGACGCTCTGTACTCTATTCAATCAACTCACGGCTGAGAGTTGTCCGCGCCATTACAACTTCCACATGCACTCGGTCTATTCCGATGGTCGTTTGCGCCCCGAAGCCATCATGGAGCAGGCGGTGACCCTAGGTCTGAAGGGGTTAGCGATTACCGACCATCACAGTGCTGACGGCTATCGTCAGGCCCAGCGTTGGCTCGACGACTGGAAACAGTCTCTCCCCGACGCTCCCACTCCTCGTCTGTGGACTGGCGTAGAAATCAATGCCGACCTTATGGGAGCTGAGGTTCACATCCTCGGCTACGGCTACAACCCTGACCACCCGGTCATTCAACCCTATCTCCAGGGGGAAAAAGTCCAAGGAGCCGCCTTTGGAGCCCAACAGGTGATTGACTCCATTCACGCCGCCGGAGGACTCGCTGTGCTGGCCCACCCCGCTCGCTACCGCAAATCCGCCAGTAAACTGATTCCCCAGGCGGCTAAACTGGGCATCGATGGTTCTGAAGCCTATTACTCCTATAACAACCCCGATCCCTGGGTTCCCAGCCCCAAGGAAACGGCCCAAGTCCAAAAACTCAACGCCGCTCATGGTCTCTATAGCACCTGCGGAACGGACACCCACGGACTGAGTCTACTGCGGCGAATGTCCTAACTGATCGTCTCTCTCTCCCCCCTCGTGACTTGGCTGAGGGCCAAGTCACGCCGGGGGAGGCTCAACCTCCCGAACTCCGCTTAAGCCAACACCGTTTTAGCCGTCAGGGACTCCGCCGCCTCCCGAACCGCCTGGCGAGCCCAATCATCGGCCGCTAAAATATCATCTAAACTGGGAGTGGCTTTATTCTGGGCACGATGGCGATCGCACACTCGTTCAATCAAGCGGGGAATATCCAAAAACTGCACCTGTTCATCCAAGAACAGAGCCACCGCCTGCTCATTCGCCGCATTCAACACCGCCGTCATCGAGCCACCCTCTCGTCCGGCCTGGTAGGCTAATTCCATACAGGGATATTTCTGATGGTCCGGTTCCCGGAAGGTTAAATCCCCAGCTTTCACCAAATCAAAGGGTTCTAAGGGAGTCGGGATTCGCTCCGGATAGGACAGAGAATAGAGCAACGGTAAACGCATATCCGGCCAGCCCAACTGAGCCAACACTGAGGTATCCTGCAACTCAATGAGGGAATGAATAATGCTCTGAGGATGAACCACGATATCAATATCATCGTAATCTAAGCCAAAGAGATAATGAGCTTCAATCACTTCTAAGCCCTTATTCATCAACGTCGCCGAATCCACCGTAATTTTACGCCCCATAGACCAGTTGGGATGAGTAATGGCATCGGCCACCGTCACCTCAGACAGACGTTCCACCGGCCAATCCCGGAATGCCCCCCCAGAGGCCGTGAGAATAATCCGTTTCAATCCTGCCTCGGGAACCCCTTGTAAACATTGGAAAATCGCTGAATGTTCCGAATCCGCCGGGAGCAGTTTAACCCCATGTTTTTCCAGTAACGGATTCACCACCGGTCCCCCAGCAATGAGGGTTTCCTTATTCGCCAGGGCAATATCTTTCCCCGCCTCGATGGCCGCCAGCGTTGGCAGTAAGCCAGCACAGCCCACAATTCCCGTCACTACCGCTTCCGCATGGCCATAACGAGCCACTTCAATAACGCCATCTTCCCCCGCTAAAATCTCAGGTTGGGGATCAAGATCGGCGATCGCCTCCCGTAATTGAGGGAGTTTTTCAGAATTGCGAATCGCCACAATCTTGGGTTTAAACTGACGCACCTGTTGCGCCAATAACTCTACATTATTCCCCGCCGCAATCCCCACCAACTCAAAGCGATCAGGATGAGTGGCTACAATATCGAGGGTTTGCGTCCCAATTGAACCCGTTGATCCCAATAGTGTGATAGCTTTCACAATAATTAATCTTCGATCCCTAGCGTCTTAAGAGCAGTATCTCATAGAAGAAGGGGCAAGAGGCAAGAGGCATAACCCACCCCTGCCCCTCCCAGGAGGGGAAGGCAAGAGGGTCATGAGCAAAATGCGATCGCACCCTCACCAAATTGCCAAAATCCTCTACCCCCTTAGCCCCCGACTCGTGGCATAATAGCGCCGATCGACTCAATTACCCGCACAGCCATGCCCATCTCAGGCGCTCAACCCGCACTCCTTGTCCTCGCCGATGGTAGTCATTATCAAGGCTACTCCTTCGGTGCTACCGGAACGGCCATCGGTGAAGTCGTCTTCAATACCGGAATGACCGGGTATCAGGAAGTTTTAACCGATCCCAGTTACTGTGGTCAGTTGATTACCTTTACCTATCCCGAACTGGGGAATGTTGGGGTGAACCCCGATGATGAAGAATCGAATGGCCCGGTTGCTAAGGCGGCGATCGCCCGTAATATCTGTCACCGTCCCAGTAACTGGCGCTCAACTCAATCTTTGCCTGATTATCTCAAAGAACATGGGATTCCCGGCATCTATGGCATCGATACTCGCGCGTTAACCCTGAAACTGCGTTCCTCTGGGGCCATGAATGGGGCCGTCTCCACGGAAATCCTCGACCCTGAAGCCCTGTTGATGCAAGTCCAGTCGGCCCCGAGTATGGCGGGACTCAACTTAGTTCCGGAAGTCTCCACCAATACAGTTTATGAGTGGCAGGAACCGACGCCGGAAATTTGGGAGTTTGGCCCGAAAGCACAACCGGGAGAAGACCCCTACACCGTCGTTGCGATTGATTTTGGCGTTAAGCGCAATATCCTTCGCCGTCTGGCTAGTTATGGCTGTCGGGTGATTGTGGTTCCTGTGAGTACCTCCCCCGAGGAGATTCTCAGCTACAACCCTGATGGTATTTTCCTCTCCAATGGTCCCGGAGACCCGGCAGCGGTGAAAGATGGAGTCGCGACGGTCAAATCTCTGCTGAATGCTGAAAAACCCATGTTTGGCATCTGTATGGGCCACCAAATTCTCGGACAAGCCATTGGCGGTGAAACCTTTAAACTCAAGTTTGGCCACCGGGGCCTCAATCAACCCTGTGGCTTGAGCCAACAGGTGGAGATTACCAGTCAGAATCACGGTTTTGCCATTGATGCTGAATCCTTGAGTGGCGAGTTGGAGGTGACTCACGTTAATCTCAACGATCGCACCGTGGCCGGATTGCGTCATAAACAACTGCCCTTGTTCTCGGTGCAATATCACCCAGAAGCCAGTCCTGGCCCCCATGATGCCGATTATCTGTTTGGTCAATTTGTGGAGTCGATGCGTCAGGCCCGACAAGCCACGGCATCGGTTTAAGCCTTCAGGGCCCCCGGAAATTCGCCATTATTCCGATGCGGCCCTAGACAAACCCAGAGATACAGCCTATACTGAGGCGTTAACTCAAGGTATACGTGACACGAGGAGGACGCTATTCCTGAGCCACTCAACTTGACCGTTAGCCTACGAGGCACAAGAGACGTCAAAGGAAACTACCAGTTGTTCCGACTCACGGGGCTGCTTGATGCGTTCTCGGAGCCGAACTTCCAGAAAGTTCTTAGCAAATGTATCGATGAAGGTCCGGCCAATGTGATCCTAGACCTCTCGAAGATTGATTTTGTCGATAGCTCCGGTTTGGGCGCACTGGTGCAGTTAGTTAAACGGGCGCAAACTGCTAAAGGAACTTTGCAGGTGGTGACGAACCCGCGAGTCACACAAACCGTCAAACTGGTGCGATTAGAAAAGTTCCTATCCCTACAGGGTTCGGTGGACGAGGCGATCGCCAACGTCTCCAAGTCCTGACAGCGTATTGATAGGTCGGCGAGCCGTGGCGCCCTTGAGCAAAACGGCTCGTTATTCTGTTTTTTGTATGGTGTTGAGGTCAATTGGAGCTGTGTTTGAGGAGGTTGGGTTGCTACAGAAGTCGTTAACGCCCCAGCAACTACGGCAACTTTCACCCACCTCTCTGGCCTATGTGGGGGATGCGGTGTATGAGTTATATGTCCGCCAACGATATTTGTTTCCTCCCCGACGGACTCATCGCTATCATCAACAGGTGGTGGCTCAGGTCCGGGCGGAACGCCAGGCTGAGCAACTTCGCTTGATTCAACGGGATTTGACGGATGAGGAACGAGATGTGATTCGCCGGGGACGCAATGCAACGACTCGCCCCCCCAAACGCCTCGATCCCAAAATCTATCAGGAGGCCACGGGCTTAGAGGCTTTGATTGGCTATCTTTATTTAACGGACTCGGAGCGTTTGTTTGAACTCCTCAGCCGCTTCAATTTTGAGGATTAAGTCTTAGGAAAAGAGTCCCTAGACTTAGGGCAATGACTCCTAGGCTCGCCCTACCATATTTTTTTAAGTTTGTCAACTTTTGTTGTTCACAGAACCACTATGACTCCCAAACCCCGTAAATCCTCTCGCAAACCTGGCTCTCGGTCAGGATATTCTGACAAACCCCGCTTTGCCAAGAAATCTAAGGGGTCTTCCGGTCCGAACCGTGAGAACCGCTATGACAACCGCCGTGACAATCGCTATGACAACCGCCGCCCCCAGGGAGAGCGGGATGAGTCTAGGGTGGCGGTGTCCTCAGAGGGAGAGAACAGCCTAGAAGACCGGGATCTCATCTATGGTCGCCATACGGTTTTAAGCGCCTTAGAGGGCGATCGCCGGCTACATCGGGTTTGGATTTCCGACCAATTGCGCCATGCGCCTCGCTTCCATACCCTCCTCAGTCAAGCCAAACAGCGGGGAACGGTTGTTGACGAAGCCTCCTATAAACAACTCGATCGCCTGGCCGATGGTGGAAACCACCAGGGAGTCATTGCCCAGGTGGCCCCCTATGAGTATTGGCATATTGCGGATCTGATTCAACAGGCCAAAACCGTGAGCGATCGCCCGGTCATCATTATTAGTGACGGGATCACCGATCCCCATAACTTAGGCGCCATTATTCGTACCGCCGAAGCCATTGGCGCTCAGGGGTTGGTGGTTCCCCAACGGCGAGCGGCGGGGGTCACCTCGACGGTGATGAAAGTGGCCGCCGGAGCCATTGAAAAATTGCCAGTTGCCCAAGTAGTTAACCTAAGCCGAACCTTAGAAACCCTAAAAGAAGAAGGGTTTTGGATTTATGGTCTCTCAGAACAAGCGGATTCTGTCATCAGTGAGGTTGAATTTGACCGGGCAACTGTGTTAGTGATGGGGGCAGAGGGAGATGGCTTATCTCTGTTAACCCAACGTCACTGTGACCAGCTTGTGTCCATCCCCCTAGCCGGGAGTACCCCGAGTCTCAACGTTTCAGTCGCGGCGGGAATGGCACTCTATGAAATCTATCGTCAACGTTGGTCGAATCGACTACAGCTCAAAAATTGGGGATCGTAGTAGTATCGAAGTGTAATCGTCTAACCCCGATAAAACCGAGGTCTTGGGCGTTGCATAAACGCAACGGGCAGAGTATAAAGAACTGTAAAGTCATTGGATCGCCTCTGTTGGGTTCACGATCTCAACTATCAATCAACAAACGGGCAAATGTCATGAAGGAACTTCTAATTAACATTCTCCACCTCGTCGGTCTCGCCTGCTGGGTCGAGATTCGTACAGACCAGCCCCAATGCACCTACTACTTTGGGCCCTTCCTGTCTCAGAAGGATGCCAACCTGGCTAAAGTCGGCTATATCGAGGATTTAGAAGCTGAGGGAGCGCAAGGCCTCCAAGCCCGGGTTGGACGCTATAAGCCCTCGGAACTCACCATTTTTGATGAGCCGATTGAACTACCGAAATCTCCCCCAAAGCCGGCCTTTAGCGGTCAAATGTAGCCGAGGGCTTGGCGTTCAGGGTGTGTCAGCCAAGTCAGGATATCCTGACGAACTAAATGGGGAACTTCCCAAGGAAATAGGTGCGCGGTTTCTTCGTAAACCCTCACATCGCAGTGGGGAAGAAGCCGCGCGGTTTCGTGACTTGAAGCTGGGGTGATATGGCGATCGGCCTCTCCGATGAGCCAGAGACAGGGACAGTGAAGTTGTGACAGTTGAGAACGACGGTCATAGCCACCTTGCAAGGCCTGAGAGAGGGCCCGGCGGGCTAGGGGGGTGGTTCCCAGGTAGGCGGAAATCCCTTCTCGGGCCAGATAGCGATAGACCGCTGGGATTTGACGGCTGACGAGGTAGCGAAAGAGCGATCGCCGTCCCCAATGGTCAATAATCCATTGACGACCGGGCAACAGCGCATTACTAATCCCCGCCAAGGCTGAATAGGCCAACATGGCCCGGGACACCGGGGGATGGTCACTGCGAGGACGAGCGGCTGTGGCCACGCCGATAATCCCCAACACTTGCTCAGGATGCCTCAAGGCCAGTTCTAGGGCCAGGATACCCCCTAAGGACCAACCGAGCAGCCAGAATTGATGGAGATTGAGACGAGTTAGGAGTGCCTCTAGGTCTTCTAGGTGTGCCTCCATGGAAAAGGGGGTTGAGGTATGACTGCGACCATAGCCCCGTAAGTCGGGACTGATGGTGCGATAGTGGGGGGAGAGGGCATCGGTGAAGACGGAGAGACTCTGACTGTTACCGGGATGGCCATGGAGACAGAGAATCGGCATCCCCTCGCCGCGAATGTCTGCATAGAGGTCGATGGCTGCCATGATTTAGACTCCCTGACGGTAGGTGCGCTCCGCAACTCGTTTCAGACGGCGTAGTTGTGCCTGCATGTCCTCCCGCGTCCAGTTGGCGGCGACGCGATCGAAGCCAAAAGCGATGATGGGGTTCGGGATGGTGAATTCAAAGCGGTTTAGGAGTAGGGTTCCTTCGATTTGGGGCTGACATTCCCAGCGATCGCGTCCCAGAAAGAAGCCTTCAAAGGACCAGACAATTAATCCCGGTTCTCGTTCGACGATGCGACTGATGAGGCTGGGTTTGAGGAGGGGGATTTGAATCACAAAACGGGATTGAGCGCCAAGACGGTCATCCCACTCACCAATGGGTTCACAGCGTAAGGCGGGATTGAGCCAACTGTGCATTAACTGCAAATCCGTTAGACAGTGTTCCACGGTGGTGGCGCTGGCACGGATGTAAATGGACTGTTCAAAAACACGACTTAAAGACATTCAAGCTTCACA harbors:
- the carA gene encoding glutamine-hydrolyzing carbamoyl-phosphate synthase small subunit, with product MPISGAQPALLVLADGSHYQGYSFGATGTAIGEVVFNTGMTGYQEVLTDPSYCGQLITFTYPELGNVGVNPDDEESNGPVAKAAIARNICHRPSNWRSTQSLPDYLKEHGIPGIYGIDTRALTLKLRSSGAMNGAVSTEILDPEALLMQVQSAPSMAGLNLVPEVSTNTVYEWQEPTPEIWEFGPKAQPGEDPYTVVAIDFGVKRNILRRLASYGCRVIVVPVSTSPEEILSYNPDGIFLSNGPGDPAAVKDGVATVKSLLNAEKPMFGICMGHQILGQAIGGETFKLKFGHRGLNQPCGLSQQVEITSQNHGFAIDAESLSGELEVTHVNLNDRTVAGLRHKQLPLFSVQYHPEASPGPHDADYLFGQFVESMRQARQATASV
- a CDS encoding STAS domain-containing protein, with the protein product MTVSLRGTRDVKGNYQLFRLTGLLDAFSEPNFQKVLSKCIDEGPANVILDLSKIDFVDSSGLGALVQLVKRAQTAKGTLQVVTNPRVTQTVKLVRLEKFLSLQGSVDEAIANVSKS
- a CDS encoding Mini-ribonuclease 3, whose translation is MLQKSLTPQQLRQLSPTSLAYVGDAVYELYVRQRYLFPPRRTHRYHQQVVAQVRAERQAEQLRLIQRDLTDEERDVIRRGRNATTRPPKRLDPKIYQEATGLEALIGYLYLTDSERLFELLSRFNFED
- the rlmB gene encoding 23S rRNA (guanosine(2251)-2'-O)-methyltransferase RlmB, with amino-acid sequence MTPKPRKSSRKPGSRSGYSDKPRFAKKSKGSSGPNRENRYDNRRDNRYDNRRPQGERDESRVAVSSEGENSLEDRDLIYGRHTVLSALEGDRRLHRVWISDQLRHAPRFHTLLSQAKQRGTVVDEASYKQLDRLADGGNHQGVIAQVAPYEYWHIADLIQQAKTVSDRPVIIISDGITDPHNLGAIIRTAEAIGAQGLVVPQRRAAGVTSTVMKVAAGAIEKLPVAQVVNLSRTLETLKEEGFWIYGLSEQADSVISEVEFDRATVLVMGAEGDGLSLLTQRHCDQLVSIPLAGSTPSLNVSVAAGMALYEIYRQRWSNRLQLKNWGS
- a CDS encoding DUF1816 domain-containing protein, whose translation is MKELLINILHLVGLACWVEIRTDQPQCTYYFGPFLSQKDANLAKVGYIEDLEAEGAQGLQARVGRYKPSELTIFDEPIELPKSPPKPAFSGQM
- a CDS encoding alpha/beta fold hydrolase, encoding MAAIDLYADIRGEGMPILCLHGHPGNSQSLSVFTDALSPHYRTISPDLRGYGRSHTSTPFSMEAHLEDLEALLTRLNLHQFWLLGWSLGGILALELALRHPEQVLGIIGVATAARPRSDHPPVSRAMLAYSALAGISNALLPGRQWIIDHWGRRSLFRYLVSRQIPAVYRYLAREGISAYLGTTPLARRALSQALQGGYDRRSQLSQLHCPCLWLIGEADRHITPASSHETARLLPHCDVRVYEETAHLFPWEVPHLVRQDILTWLTHPERQALGYI
- a CDS encoding SRPBCC family protein; the encoded protein is MSLSRVFEQSIYIRASATTVEHCLTDLQLMHSWLNPALRCEPIGEWDDRLGAQSRFVIQIPLLKPSLISRIVEREPGLIVWSFEGFFLGRDRWECQPQIEGTLLLNRFEFTIPNPIIAFGFDRVAANWTREDMQAQLRRLKRVAERTYRQGV